From one Perca flavescens isolate YP-PL-M2 chromosome 19, PFLA_1.0, whole genome shotgun sequence genomic stretch:
- the cyp26b1 gene encoding cytochrome P450 26B1 translates to MLFDTFDLISALATLAACLVSMVLLLAVSQQLWQLRWTATRDKNCKLPMPKGSMGFPFIGETCHWLLQGSGFHASRRQKYGNVFKTHLLGRPLIRVTGAENVRKVLMGEHTLVTVDWPQSTATLLGPNSLANSIGDIHRKRRKVFAKVFSHEALESYLPKIQQVIQESLRVWSSNPEPINVYRESQRLSFTMAVRVLLGFRVSEEEMRHLFSTFQDFVDNLFSLPIDLPFSGYRKGIRARDTLQKSIEKAIREKPCSQGKDYSDALDVLMESAKENGTELTMQELKESTIELIFAAFATTASASTSLIMQLLRHPAVLERLREELRARGLLHNGCLMPGELRLDTIVSLKYLDCVIKEVLRLFTPVSGAYRTAMQTFELDGVQIPKGWSVMYSIRDTHDTSAVFKDVDAFDPDRFSQERGEDKEGRFHYLPFGGGVRSCLGKQLATLFLRILAIELASTSRFELATRQFPRVVTVPVVHPVDGLKVKFYGLDSNQNEIMAKSEELLGATV, encoded by the exons ATGCTGTTCGACACTTTCGACCTCATCTCGGCTCTGGCCACTCTGGCCGCCTGCCTGGTGTCCATGGTCCTGCTCCTCGCCGTCTCCCAGCAGCTGTGGCAGCTCAGATGGACGGCCACGCGGGATAAAAACTGCAAGCTGCCCATGCCCAAAGGATCCATGGGCTTCCCCTTCATCGGCGAGACCTGCCACTGGCTCCTGCAG GGTTCGGGCTTCCATGCATCGCGGAGGCAGAAGTACGGCAACGTGTTCAAGACCCACCTGCTGGGCCGCCCTCTGATCCGGGTGACAGGCGCGGAGAACGTGCGCAAAGTGCTGATGGGCGAGCACACGCTGGTGACGGTAGACTGGCCTCAGAGCACCGCCACGCTGCTGGGACCCAACTCACTGGCCAACAGCATCGGAGACATCCACCGGAAGAGGAGAAAG GTGTTTGCCAAAGTGTTCAGCCACGAGGCCTTGGAGTCCTACCTCCCGAAAATCCAGCAGGTCATCCAGGAGAGCCTCCGAGTATGGAGCTCCAACCCTGAGCCCATCAACGTCTACAG GGAGAGCCAGAGGTTGTCGTTCACCATGGCCGTGAGGGTGCTGCTGGGATTCAGGGtgtcagaggaggagatgaggCATCTGTTCTCCACCTTCCAGGACTTTGTGGACAACCTGTTCAGTCTGCCTATAGACCTGCCGTTTAGTGGCTACAGGAAG GGTATCCGTGCACGAGACACCTTGCAGAAAAGCATAGAGAAAGCCATCAGGGAGAAGCCGTGTTCCCAGGGGAAGGATTACAGCGACGCGCTGGACGTCCTGATGGAGAGTGCCAAAGAGAACGGCACCGAGCTCACCATGCAGGAACTGAAG GAGTCAACTATCGAGCTGATCTTTGCCGCCTTCGCCACCACGGCCAGTGCAAGCACCTCACTCATCATGCAGCTCCTTCGCCACCCTGCCGTGCTGGAGCGCCTGAGGGAGGAACTGAGAGCCAGGGGTCTCCTCCACAATGGCTGCCTTATGCCAGGAGAGCTGAGGCTGGACACCATCGTGAGCCTTAAGTACCTGGACTGTGTCATCAAGGAGGTGCTGAGACTCTTTACACCCGTCTCAGGGGCCTACCGAACCGCCATGCAGACTTTCGAACTTGAC gGAGTTCAAATTCCAAAGGGCTGGAGTGTGATGTACAGCATTCGGGACACCCACGACACCTCCGCTGTCTTTAAGGATGTGGATGCCTTTGACCCTGACCGCTTCAGTCAGGAGCGGGGAGAAGACAAAGAGGGACGCTTCCACTATCTGCCTTTCGGCGGTGGTGTCCGGTCCTGCCTGGGCAAGCAGCTCGCCACCCTCTTCCTTCGCATCCTGGCCATTGAGCTGGCCAGCACCAGTCGCTTTGAGCTGGCAACCCGGCAGTTCCCCCGTGTGGTCACGGTACCCGTGGTCCACCCTGTCGACGGGCTGAAAGTCAAGTTCTACGGCTTGGACTCCAACCAGAACGAGATCATGGCCAAGTCGGAAGAGCTGCTGGGAGCGACTGTTTGA